One genomic region from Flagellimonas oceani encodes:
- a CDS encoding DUF423 domain-containing protein, whose protein sequence is MNRTILLTGTIMGMVAIILGAFGAHGLEKLVDADAVQTFETGVRYQMYHALFLLFLGLYAGIAEKTKKTVFVLVLLGVILFSFSIYLLALNSLTSFDFSVIGFLTPIGGVFMIMGWVLLAFRILKS, encoded by the coding sequence ATGAACAGAACAATTTTGTTAACAGGAACGATAATGGGTATGGTGGCCATTATTTTGGGTGCATTCGGGGCCCATGGATTGGAAAAGTTAGTGGACGCAGATGCCGTTCAAACCTTCGAGACGGGAGTAAGGTACCAAATGTACCATGCCCTGTTCCTGTTGTTTTTGGGACTATATGCCGGAATAGCCGAAAAGACTAAAAAAACAGTGTTTGTTCTTGTTCTTTTAGGGGTAATCCTATTTTCTTTTTCGATTTATCTGCTCGCGTTGAATAGTTTGACCTCTTTTGATTTTTCCGTAATCGGCTTTTTGACCCCGATAGGCGGAGTCTTCATGATCATGGGCTGGGTACTTTTGGCATTTCGAATACTAAAGTCCTAA